From the genome of Strix uralensis isolate ZFMK-TIS-50842 chromosome 6, bStrUra1, whole genome shotgun sequence:
CACTGGCCGCAGGCTCAGCTGCTGATGCCTTGCTTATCTTGAAACCTTTCCATTCACTTAGCCAGTTTCTTTGTAGCCATCCCACTCTTGGTACTATATCGCCTCACCagtctcaccagctctgtgttctgttgcttttctctctttgatctccaccccctcatcacaacttttgccttcaggtgagctgtctcgctgcttgcttctctcacagctatcaggagccatcttccctgctccttattgcttgtttgtgcttttccctgcccatTCCTTGCAGGCCCCAAAAGAagagctctctgccaggcaggactctatcagtttcctgctgcaccagcacaggcagcaggaggagaagtgctggaagctgcagcaaagcctcgagcaactggagcaggaatgcctgacggccagcagccaccagcagcacctgcagtctcTGGTAGAAGCATTCAGAAGGTgagtgttccctcctcctcctgcggtCTGGAGGTaatctgcttccagttctggcaGTTCAGAGCTGTTACGGGCAAAGAACTCGCCTGCCCTCCCCATGTATGCCCCTGTTTGgcacttcagcatcctcctgtcactgcttttcctgctctactgTGAATCCTAAGGCTGTCTCGGAGACTCAGAGCGACGTTGGAATACAAGACGCCTCCCTCTCgatgtgctgcttctctgaattctgttctttgggGGCCCTTTCCTAGCCACGGCTTCTCAGTGAAtgaaggcaaaagcctgcctgccttcctctgtccctctccagtgACCTTGTGAGGGGAAGGGCAAGTTCTTCCTTACCGTGCTGCCCACAGCGCCAGCCTGGAGTGACTGGAATGGCATCCGTGACTCTTCAGGcctgttcattcttctgactGAGCCTTGTCTCTGCAGTGACCGTGCAAACCTCGAGAAAACCAgggcagagctacagcaacagcttgaaGAGACAGAGCAAGAAGCCTCGTGTCTGTGTCAGAGtaacactgagctgcagctgagggaagatgcagcccagggggagagggtggagcagcagcagaggatggagagagcGCGTCGTGACCAGGAGCTCCTGTGAGTATTAAAGCTtcctctgggcaggggtgggtgctgccggACGGTGGGAGGCCCCCCTAAAAGAACGGATTTTGTCTGCTCAGCGTGTGTAGCACAGACTGGTGAAGGGAGCACGTGGGCAGGACACACAGCAGAGGTGCCTCCTTGTACTTTCTTTATGgcccttgaaaaaaatcattccaaaggTGACCGGAGTAGTTGGTGACAGGCCTAaggtgaaacaagagaggttcaggctggctttaaggagaacaaaaaatggaaccatgagggcaatcctgcagcagaacaggttgcTCGAAAGGTTGTGCAGATTCCATCCCTGGGAATTTGGAAGCCCCAAGTGGATtgagccttgagcaacctggactgatCCCATAACTGACCCCAGGTGCTTTGAGCTGAAGATTGGGCTAGAggcctcctggggtccctgccagcctgaatCGTCCTGTGATCTTATGGTTATTGGATTGGAAATTCATACAGATCTCCCCAAATAGATTGCAGGCTCTTTCATCGTTTTGTTGCCGCAGGCAAGAATAATGGAGAGAATGTTAATCTGGgctttaaaagtctgtcttatgCAAAGAAGAACTTTGGAAAGTCTGGTATCTAATGtatcaaaaaggagagagagagctaACAGGCAGGAATCTGTTGAGAGCACCTGAACTTTTTGGAAACCTGTGATTTCTGGAAGTTCTCAGTGATGAATGTTTCACCTGGGTCAGTGACAAAGACTGATGCAGCGCTAGGCAGGAAATTACAGCATTCTTTGGGGGTAAatagaaagctgttgcaaatTGTTCAAACTGCCATATCTCAGAAATAGTATGTaatcttggttttggaaatgagactgtttttacattaaaaacttgtttgtctttccccttctcGTAGGCTGAAGGActtagctgcacttgaagaagaACATTCTTTATTAGAGAGTGAGCTGGTAGTTGCAAGAGAGACACTGGAGGAATCACACCTTCAGAGGGATCTGCTGAAGCAAGAGAAACATGAGCTTACCATGGCCCTGGAGAAGGTATGGTCACCTTATTCCTAGGCAGCACTcgtgggagagggagttgtgatAGCAAGACCAGCACAGGTGCCGTTTCTGTCAGTAGAAGACAGTGACAGTGTTGTTCTCCTTCTTGGAAAAGGGAGATCAGACCACACAGGCTCCTTGGTGCAGTCAGTCCCCACGTGGTTATTgggagcgctgggctgggggtgtgtcAGAGCCACCAGAGGGGATCTGGAGTCGCTGCTTAAAGTCagggattttcttgtctttgctttcatgttgttcttttgtctcttcaggcAGAGCAGTCAGTGGCAGAGTTGAGAGGGGCTCAGAATAAGCcgagtgctgaaggagctgatCTACACGTTGCAGCAGCGAAGATGAGCAGTGTCAGTGAAGCTCTTGCACTGGATAAAGTGCGACTGAACAAACTTGTGTCGCAGGTGAGCAGTTGCCAAAGATCTTGGCAAGTGTtcgtctgcagctgctgctgcttttcagacttcttgccTTCAGACGTATGACTGCCTGAAtatggaaatgttcctttttctgtcgAAGCCAAACCTTCTCCATGGTAAAtctcactgtatttcatttcctctgtgcttctgtgactgcagctggagcaagagaaTGAAGTTCTGTCGGGTAAAGTGGCTGAGCTGGAGAGAGTAAGGATCTCTgaccaggagaagctgagcttgtgtgaaagaacaaatgaagagcttggtgcagagaaagcccacctggagcagctgctgaagaaagtggaggagcAACAGGAGGGGCTGCGGGAAGAGCTGAGGATactggcagaggagaaggcagaaaccaAGAGCAGCTCAGTCAGGTGAGACCAAACACCTGGTGCTTTCCGGGTGGGCTTTTGGCTGCTCGGCTCAGTGAAGCTCCGTCTGTTGGATTCTGCGGTGGTTTTGTCAAGGAGACACTTGGTAGTGCTGGAGGTCAGAagctttgtttactgccttttggaaatgtcttgatggctggcagagctgttctgcaattCTCTCAGTTGTCCTCTGCTGCTACAGATGACTTCAATCCACCTGCCTGTGGTGGcctcttttttggcttttgataagctgcagagagatgatttGTCTTGCCCATGAATCTGAGTGAGGCTGCTACTCTCCCATGTGGCAAAAGAAGCCAACAGCGTagctcttcaccctttttctgagtcaaaaaacCCCGGGGTTGCATGTTtctatttatgctttttgttgtgaatctgcaactttcaaaactccatttgttGGAGCCTGGAGAGTGGGACAAAGCTGCAGGTCAGTGTCTGCTGTCTTGTACTGCGAAGAACGGGAATGAGATCCTGAAGttgttgaaattgtattttaagacatacatGCAACTTTGTGGCTGGAAATATGC
Proteins encoded in this window:
- the LOC141945043 gene encoding centrosome-associated protein CEP250-like, producing the protein MRRSGSVLVNCSHLNSGVQLWEPVSLGRPVLKGQAQQQAGQETSQKTWEVMPLQVKGDLEKKELQDRGTELSALLVQSQKQNEEKEKTVKTLNDTVEIPEASLLEKEYEASLTKSVKEENLSLQKLIKDTTEVVLDECASVVADSSQQAESSNVLSCLSSVDAERAFVLVQEALARRRGAAQAPKEELSARQDSISFLLHQHRQQEEKCWKLQQSLEQLEQECLTASSHQQHLQSLVEAFRSDRANLEKTRAELQQQLEETEQEASCLCQSNTELQLREDAAQGERVEQQQRMERARRDQELLLKDLAALEEEHSLLESELVVARETLEESHLQRDLLKQEKHELTMALEKAEQSVAELRGAQNKPSAEGADLHVAAAKMSSVSEALALDKVRLNKLVSQLEQENEVLSGKVAELERVRISDQEKLSLCERTNEELGAEKAHLEQLLKKVEEQQEGLREELRILAEEKAETKSSSVRFTASKSQLAAV